Within the Gadus chalcogrammus isolate NIFS_2021 chromosome 20, NIFS_Gcha_1.0, whole genome shotgun sequence genome, the region GACGAATTGTAGCGAAGACAGATAGCATCTCGTCCTGCAATGGAGACTTTCCACCCGGCCTTCTGTTTTTTAACAGCTATTTCTACGAGATCCTATCTCGTATCTCGAGCCAACAGAGGCTCTCTTGTAAATAAGATTCTCTGTTTGTATAAAACAGATGTTTTCTTCGACGTCTCCCGGGCTGCAGTTCTTTGCATTTGGACTAGGCTGGACGTGTTTACATGCCGTTTGGGGGtatttgtaattaatgtgtCAAGAGTTAAACCCTCTGAGCGTACACAGAATGTTATCCTAAATAGCAGCCAATGCTTCCTGGGGTGTTTTGGAATGGGACGTAAAATAGTTGTAAAGAATGAAGACTTTGCGAAATACTTTTCCCCTGCTTCTGAGTCGTGCAGAGGAGTAGCCCCCAGCACCGGGGAAAGGAAAGTGTTTCCAGTGTCAATAAATCTATGCTATCTGGTTCATTTCATGTCAGGTAGTTAGCTTGTCATCTTTATCGTCCAATATCATTATCATAACATTGTTGAAGTTCAATGTGTCTATATGTGACCTTGTAAAATCAACATTTACATTCTTCCAGGCCTGCTTTGGATACTTTATGACAGTTTGAATAATAGCCGTGTTTTGACAAGCCAAGACACCAGACCACATCTCCGTTTTGTTAAGACTGTTTGCGTGTGAGTGGGTCTCTCTACGTCAAACTCGGTCTCGTtcgcagtctctctgtctcgttcgcagtctctctgtctcgttcccagtctctctgtctcgttcccagtctctctgtctcagtctctctctgtctctctcccccgccccttCCAATTTCTTACGTTTGTTGTTTCTGGCATTACAATACGCAGTGTGGTGGACGCCAGCTATGCCATTGATGCAGCACTGAGTCTAGATAGTATATATAGAATGGgctgtgttttaaaaaaaaaaaaaaggttgattTGGACTAATTGGACTCTTCCATCGATACTCTAAATGCAACAAAAGTACCCCTTTGCGTATAAACACTGCAATAGGGGGCAGTATCAGATTTACACCAGCAGCTGCACTGATTTCCCCTTATGGTTGCTCTTTGTTTTTGGGTAACCAGTGATTCACCATGTGGTGTTGACTGCCGTGTATAGAGCTATGCAGGCTTCTACTTCGGACACCTGCAAGACTTACTGGAGATAGAACGGGAAGGAGGGCTCCAGCTGGGATGAGGGCCTACATAGGAATGTAGTAGTGTAGGGGTTTGCCCAAAACATtctagtttgtgtgtttgtgatagaGGGAGATGGGAGTGTTGCTTGCATGTAATCAATGGCTCACACAACCAAGCAGTTTAAGAACAGACAAGTGAGTGAGTCAGCAAAAAGTAGTGTTATAATTTGGCACCGCTGTGAAGACGACTACCTGGGGTAGAAGACCCTACAATGTGCCACCAACTCTTACAACCAcagtttctctctcccctcctctgtcttcttAATTCTCTCTTATCGCTTCTCTCCTCTATTTTCTCTCCCCACCGGTTTCCAGGAAATGTTTGGGAACATTTCTCCAATGCATATGTGTCAGGAGGACATTCAGTGAAAGGCatgtttttaaatgaatgtgTTTCAATGTTGTCCCTTCTCACCCAAGGCCTTCTGTTTCTGTCTCCAGGTTGACCTGAGGCCCCCCCTCCCTATAGAGGTAAGGATCCCCTCCTTTATCAGGCTAAGCAAGCAGCAAGTAGTCTCTTGACAGGAGGACTCTCAATCGTACACTTTCCTAGCTATTCACTGTTGGCTCTGTATTATATGTTCGGTCTGGGTTATCTTTAAAGGTTATCTTTTGTATTGTTTTGAgaactttacacacacattatctgaTCACTGGGTAAAAACAGGTGTTAATTCCTCAAGCAAATACGTGCCTGAGACGAGAGCAGCAGTGATTCATTTTTTTCCCCATACGTGGGTACTTCCTTGTGCCTCAGTAAGGCAAGAATGTGCCCTAGTTTGAATTACACggcaaaacaaattaaaaagtaTCTCCCAAAAGCCTACAAAACCACATTCTTAACCAATCCCATTTTTTTTGCTTGGTCATGCGGTTCCCAGACCTTTGTTTTCTAAGAGGAAAGGTAGCACCATCATTCAGGCCATATCGTCAGTCTGGGCTAACCTAAGTCCCACGTGGCCTTAGAAGTCTAGCGACTTTGCAGAGGTCAGACCACAAGAGGGAAAACACCATTATCCATGGGACATAGGTTTAAATAGATTGCTGTGTCCATTAATTGTTTCTTTATCGGGAGAATCCCTATCACAATCTGCTACACTCGCGTATCTTTGAGAGCAGAGAgtgtatatactgtactttTTGGAATACAATGGTCGGCTCTAACATCTTGTCCTATAAAGACCTATCACGTTGCCGTGAAATAACATTGACTAATGTGCTCGTGAACCTGGCGAGTCAACTGTCAACCGTCTATCTTTCAGGAGACTCTCTTTTGTTAAGCGTTCTCAAGGAACTGTCATTTTTTTTGGCAAGGCTTTTGCCCCGCAGAGACAACAGCTTTCCATGATTAAAACAACAGAGGAGAAATGGGCTGCGCTGCTTcacttgtgttttgtttcccatCATGCCATAGTTTCCTTTTGAAACACTGTATTTGTATTTGCCTTGAGCAGGCCCAGTGGAGCCCTTACACAAACCACCCAGCCGGCATGAGGCTGGGGGGAACACATTGTCGTCAGTACCCTGCTGGTTCACATGGTGGAGCCGGGAGGCATGCTGGGAGTTTAATGAGGTGTCAGGGTGACAGGTCTATTTGGCCCTTGCTGTGTTGTGTTAAGGCCTGCCCTGGGACCACCACCGGTGTCGGCCAATGAAAGTCCAGAGGGTTTGGTCAGATTTTTGGCCTAGCTGGACATAAAACGGTCAGCTCTCTCGGTTTTTCTTGTTATTCCCTTTGAAGTGAGGCAGGATGTTCCTCACAAACCGCGGCGTCAGGGCAATATGAGGATACTGAGACCAATGACTCAAGAGCTCAGGCCCCATAGTTTGTGGAGAGCGGTCGCATTGTGTGACTTTTCAGAGAGGTCCAATATGCAGCAGTTTCAAATGCACAAGCACAGTTGGCCAACATAACCAAATAACTTTTCTTTGTGACAGTATATCTTAGCCACGGGAAAGGTTCTGAGTTTCTGTTATATCTAGTTCTGTTGTATTATGTGCCATGGTTGTAGTAGTTCTAAGATCTATAGTCCCCCAAGTACTTCTTTGTCATTGCTCAGCTGTTCTCAGTAATACAGTGTGACTTCTGGGGCCACTTGACAGCCATTTACAATTTCCTTGTGGACCACTGGAGTGGTTCGGTTTCCCCTCGTTTTATTCCAAACCCCTTTTTTCATAAGTAACTTTTGGCACACCGTTGTATTTGGTGGAAAGGGACTACCaatctttactttactttaactATGGAAATCTAGCAAGGCTGTGAGTTAATACTAAACGTAATCTTagctcaacgtgtgtgtgtgtgtgtgtgtgtgtgtgtgtgtgtgtgtgtgtgtgtgtgtgtgtgtgtgtggtgtgtgtgtgtgtgtgtgtgtgtgtgtgtgtgtcgatgctGTATACGTTTGGAAAGGGGTGCGACCGAGTTTCATTTGGGACGGCCAAACAGAACACAGGGGTGGTGCatgtacatttttattttatttacagattCTTTAATTTACAGATCATTTGCAGGGGTATTCTCTTTGTACTATTATTGGCATGAGTAGGATAACAGACATTTCTAGCATTCCTGCGGTTATTGTTTTAGAAAAATATACTGAACCAAACAAGTTGTAACATTGGCAACAAGGATCTTGATTATTGCCCCGTGTTTTTTTATAATCAGTTTGGGGAACATAGGCCCATAAGTTATGTTAATTTGGTGCCAAAAGTGCGAAAAGATTTGTCAGTCCTTGGGAAGTTACTGTCTACCTGCATGgaccccatgtttttttttagtatATGCTCTGTCTGGTCTGGTGTTAACTTAAAAATAAGGATACAAAAATCAAAGCATAAGCCCTTGAATAGAAACTCTAAACATAGGCCGTTCTCTGAGAGAATGCCATGATTTTTTGCTCATCTTAAGTAAAGATGAGCAGTTCAGTTAATCTTAAGTCTTTGCTCCACAGCATTTTAGATCTGACTGTGAGAGACTGTGAGTCCAAAACGCTCACCACTGCTGTTTAAGGagacagacagctagctaggttagggttatggtttagTGCTAAAGGATAGGGGTTTTATAAGAAAGATGGGCTTGCAGTATACTTCAtatacaacacacatacatggttATACATTTTTGCGTTCATGCATCTCAAGTTAATACAAAGAGAATTATTGAATGGCACAGCAAAGTAAAGCATTGGTAAAATCGAGTATGTCAAAGTAGCACTTTGTTTCTGCCCTTAACAATTTGTGGTTCTTCTGGGtaaatttatgtttttgttctacATTTTTGTTGAACGTTTTGAAAATTACTACGCACAGAAACGACACAATAGCAGGCTAAGTGATGTCCCTAAAAAGCTAAATCTCATCTCAATGGATCCGTCGTGATTGAGTTGACAAGGCTATTTCCTGTTTTACACAGGAAGTGCAGACGGAGCCTGTGCTCGACGCGCTGAAAGACACGAAGAAAAACAGACGTGGAAAGAATGCAAAAGAGAGCCTTCCGTTTGCTCATCTGCCAATCCTTCAGCGTCAGGAGCACAGCAAAAGTAAGCACACTGCTAAGTGTCACCACGAGTATGGTTTCACTTTGTAACAAAACTGTTTAATTTAAAGCAGCTTACTGTCATGTTCGCAGCCAAATTTAGGAATTAGGTTTGGAGACAATGTATGAGAGTGCAGACATTTGCCATCTGCCTTTTGGCCTTGTGTAAACTATGCAGGCAATCCAATCTTATATTGACAATTAAAGGGATGATCGACAATTGTTTTTTTCCTATGCCGATATTAAGGCAATTTAGTTAACTTGATTTAACCCAGAACTTACTGTGTAAACAGAGTGTAGGTAGTCTCCTTCCAAACAAATCGCTCTGCTCCCTTCTGAATTCTTCCTTAAAGACGAGTTTGACTGCAAAAAAACCAGATACTTTTGTTGTTTACCCGGCTGGACCACATTGAATTATAGGAAGCATTATTCGCTCTCGAACTGTTGTGTAGGGAGTGTTCTTTTCAGATATCTTCCATTATCCAATATCTTCaggcaaaaataaaataaaacattctgtTATCAAAGTTTATTCATGTAAGTTTAAATGTATTGCTTGCAGGTTGCAGTTGACatcatttccctctctctgccctcccgtGGCCCCCTGGCGATGGGATCGTATATATAGACTATCTAGAATAACCGTTATTGGACGATATGTAATAGAATGGATCACCCAACCCTAATGTGCACATACCATTGATTCCAATActaacaatgtttttattttactacaATAACTATGCACACAGTACATGGACATTTAATTTACATGGTTATGTAAATATAGCACaattataaaacaataaaaaaattagaCTCATCACTAGGTTCCACTCACCTCCACTTTCAACCAGGTTAGTTTTGAATGATCATTCGAACGATACTGCATACCTTACCTGCCCTGTGATTGGCTCTACCAGGGGGCGAGCCGAAGCCTGTCATGATCGACTGGGACAAGGAGCGCGGGCGCTGCCACAAGATGGACTACCAGAGGGGGCGGCTTCTGGTGATCGAGTCAGGCTTCTACTACGTCTACGCCAAGACCTGCATGCGCTACTCCGTGTACCCGCAGGAGGAAAACGGGCCGGAGAGGACGCCGGCGCCGGACGTGAGCAACGCCCAGCTCATGCAGTTCATCTACCACGAGAACGTCCGGGAGAACGGCAGGGCGGAGGGGCTGGTGAAGACGGGCAGCACGGTGCACTGGGAGCACACCAAgtacaagtacaacatgtactgCGCCCAGCAGGGCCGCGGCGTCAAGCTGGAGGAGGGCGACGCCCTGTACGTCAACGTGTCCAACGCGTGGCTCTTGGACCTAGACGGGAAGTGGACGTACTTTGGGGCAATCA harbors:
- the tnfsf11 gene encoding tumor necrosis factor ligand superfamily member 11, with the translated sequence MAANHDYRDGYDVESGQHRFHPVQSSETTYRPILFGTLAVMGLLQVASSVAILLHLTGYLQEVDLRPPLPIEEVQTEPVLDALKDTKKNRRGKNAKESLPFAHLPILQRQEHSKRGEPKPVMIDWDKERGRCHKMDYQRGRLLVIESGFYYVYAKTCMRYSVYPQEENGPERTPAPDVSNAQLMQFIYHENVRENGRAEGLVKTGSTVHWEHTKYKYNMYCAQQGRGVKLEEGDALYVNVSNAWLLDLDGKWTYFGAIKLSN